A window of the Dyadobacter pollutisoli genome harbors these coding sequences:
- the dapA gene encoding 4-hydroxy-tetrahydrodipicolinate synthase yields MPLDQRFKGVGAALITPFDEQNEIDYQGLKKLIDLVTEGGTDYLVVQGTTGESPTVNSKEKREILAFTIKNNYKSLPIVYGIGSNDTQSVLDCIKETDFNGVDAILSVCPYYNKPTQEGIIAHFTAIADASPVPVLLYNVPGRTVTNMKPDTIVALAAHPNIIGIKDAGGSMEQSMELAARVPDDFLLLSGDDNLVTTMVSVGWHGVISVIANAFPKEFGELTWHALEGRFKEAAKLQLAFLEFDTLLYIESNPVGIKKCLEIKGICSSAVRLPLLKASDELGGKLEKAMIREGFL; encoded by the coding sequence ATGCCATTGGACCAACGTTTCAAAGGGGTGGGAGCAGCGCTGATCACGCCTTTTGATGAGCAGAATGAGATTGATTACCAGGGGTTGAAAAAATTAATCGACCTGGTGACAGAAGGAGGAACGGACTATCTTGTCGTTCAGGGAACCACAGGGGAATCACCTACCGTAAACTCCAAGGAAAAACGTGAAATTCTGGCATTTACAATCAAGAACAACTATAAGTCCCTGCCAATAGTTTACGGCATAGGAAGCAACGATACCCAGTCCGTTCTGGATTGCATTAAGGAGACCGATTTCAATGGAGTCGACGCTATATTGTCGGTTTGCCCATATTACAATAAACCTACTCAGGAAGGTATCATCGCACATTTCACGGCTATCGCGGACGCTTCACCGGTACCTGTGCTTTTATACAATGTACCAGGTCGTACGGTGACGAACATGAAGCCTGATACCATTGTGGCGCTTGCGGCGCACCCGAATATCATCGGTATCAAAGACGCAGGCGGCAGCATGGAACAAAGTATGGAACTTGCAGCACGAGTACCTGACGATTTCCTGTTGCTTTCTGGCGACGATAATCTGGTTACAACCATGGTGAGCGTAGGCTGGCATGGAGTGATCTCCGTGATTGCCAATGCATTCCCTAAAGAATTTGGTGAACTTACCTGGCATGCATTGGAAGGTCGTTTCAAAGAAGCTGCCAAATTACAGCTCGCATTCCTTGAATTTGACACACTGCTTTACATTGAATCCAACCCGGTCGGCATTAAGAAATGTCTTGAAATTAAAGGAATTTGCAGCTCGGCCGTTCGTTTGCCTTTATTGAAAGCTTCCGATGAATTAGGCGGGAAATTAGAGAAAGCAATGATCCGCGAAGGGTTTTTATAA
- a CDS encoding glycosyltransferase family 39 protein: protein MALRLYHLDKFSIFFDEKSTMVISQGVVLEGANQKEVFSTLKLSDSQFWKTPTLDYRPLKVHRSLTYSETFSPRAFTPAEFWAPKTLEDYFEANNRSDIGNSPFYYLILHWWMEIFGLSDFSARSLSVIFSVLIIGLTYLFGKRFFNVTTGLIAAAIVAIEPFFIAYSHQARNYSLTFFLTLLATYLFLQIIENKSDNKKTFYLYLGYSLAAGLGLLSHFLTISVLMAHAIYALLFLRSIKGWVRMAISAVLALSGVTLWMLYGGGQYTLYTLNYQADLYKRVAETMPYNNPFGIILPATAANVFNKSLPIFTDLVFFTNGLTDALAGKKNVIIALFTGILLIVWYRFKDRTKTPDWLTHRFPYLLVILSSVFYTNHKLQFTILSVSIFALSFIPDIHDKANPAEKKRLWMCYIMGLFPTLFLILMSFKSGHTNGLTQRYSGFSFPYVIIVLSLLLQYYNTLKVEFRVLIFVFLTAQLYFVGSRLNEFYQDKSVKYGYFATPRVPNPYYEAAQKIKELYQPGDTIFYPAPRFRILSEMDRTFLPYSVQDAQLTNLYLPKTAQYIQAMDTTQTEVIWIKKPNNPAPVEIKRLKGLRYGSE, encoded by the coding sequence TTGGCTTTAAGACTTTATCATCTCGATAAGTTCAGCATATTCTTTGATGAGAAAAGTACCATGGTGATAAGCCAGGGCGTGGTATTGGAAGGTGCTAATCAGAAAGAGGTTTTCTCGACACTTAAATTATCGGACTCCCAATTCTGGAAAACGCCGACACTCGACTACCGGCCTCTAAAAGTACATAGGTCGCTTACATATAGCGAAACCTTCAGTCCACGTGCATTCACCCCGGCCGAATTCTGGGCACCTAAAACACTAGAAGACTACTTTGAAGCTAACAATAGAAGCGACATCGGAAACAGTCCTTTCTACTACCTGATATTGCATTGGTGGATGGAAATTTTCGGCCTTTCTGATTTTTCCGCACGCTCACTGTCCGTCATTTTCAGTGTCTTGATCATTGGTCTTACTTATCTTTTCGGCAAAAGGTTTTTCAATGTTACCACCGGACTGATCGCCGCAGCGATTGTCGCTATCGAGCCATTTTTTATAGCTTACAGTCATCAGGCCCGCAACTACTCGCTTACCTTCTTTCTCACGCTGCTGGCTACTTATTTATTTCTCCAAATCATTGAAAATAAGTCTGATAACAAAAAGACATTCTATTTATACTTGGGATATAGCCTTGCTGCCGGTCTCGGTTTGTTATCGCACTTTCTGACGATCTCCGTTTTAATGGCCCATGCAATTTATGCATTGTTGTTTCTGAGATCTATCAAAGGATGGGTCAGGATGGCTATTTCGGCGGTGTTAGCATTGTCGGGAGTAACGTTGTGGATGCTTTATGGCGGTGGCCAATACACCCTTTATACGCTGAATTACCAAGCCGATCTGTATAAAAGGGTGGCTGAAACCATGCCGTATAATAATCCGTTTGGTATTATTCTACCAGCAACTGCGGCCAATGTCTTCAACAAATCACTGCCCATTTTTACAGATCTCGTCTTTTTCACGAACGGGTTAACCGACGCTCTTGCTGGCAAAAAGAATGTCATCATTGCTCTGTTTACGGGCATTCTTTTGATCGTCTGGTACCGGTTCAAAGACCGGACCAAAACGCCGGATTGGCTTACTCATCGCTTTCCTTACCTGCTGGTTATTCTGAGTTCTGTTTTTTATACCAATCATAAATTGCAGTTTACCATTCTCTCGGTAAGCATTTTTGCCCTTTCTTTTATTCCCGACATTCATGATAAAGCCAATCCGGCTGAGAAAAAAAGACTTTGGATGTGTTACATCATGGGGTTGTTTCCAACCTTATTCCTGATTTTAATGTCGTTCAAAAGCGGGCATACCAATGGGCTTACACAACGTTATTCCGGATTTTCATTTCCCTACGTAATCATCGTTCTGAGCCTGCTTTTGCAATATTACAATACATTAAAAGTTGAATTCAGAGTGTTGATTTTTGTATTTCTGACTGCCCAGTTGTATTTCGTTGGATCAAGGCTCAATGAGTTTTATCAAGACAAATCGGTGAAATACGGTTATTTCGCTACTCCGCGGGTTCCAAATCCTTACTATGAAGCTGCTCAGAAGATCAAAGAGCTCTACCAACCGGGGGATACCATTTTTTATCCGGCACCACGATTCAGGATACTATCAGAAATGGACCGCACTTTCCTGCCTTATTCAGTCCAGGATGCCCAGCTGACTAATTTGTATTTACCAAAAACGGCACAATACATACAGGCCATGGATACCACTCAGACTGAGGTAATATGGATCAAAAAGCCCAACAATCCGGCACCTGTGGAGATCAAGAGATTAAAGGGTCTCAGGTATGGATCGGAGTAA
- the ligA gene encoding NAD-dependent DNA ligase LigA: MSPEQKIQELTDQLNHYNYRYYQDSVSEISDFEFDQLLKELKALEDQYPDFRLGDSPTQRVGGAITKSFNAVYHRYPMLSLDNTYNEQELRNFDERVRKGLDGEPYEYICELKFDGISLSFTYENGVLVRGVTRGDGTRGDEITNNVKTIRSLPLRVKAEDQPPIFEVRGEGFMPITSFQKLNEEMETLGENQYANPRNAASGSFKLQDSGETARRALDCYVYTFLTDTEFFKSHEESLLGLKSWGFNVSPGWKKVSNIDEVIAYIHEWEDKRMTLPLATDGIVIKVNSFEQQRELGFTAKSPRWAISFKYKAENKPAILRSVNYQVGRTGAVTPVANLCDLTERALPYNKVKGVHLSGTRVKRATLHNANELERLGIQLGDTVFVEKSGEIIPKITGVDVSQRELYPTTPIIFPTHCPECNSELQRNEGEVAFFCPNDSHCPPQLKGRIEHFIHRKAMNIESLGEGKIELLFDLNMVRTPADLYDLTYENLLGLEKTIVNEETGKTKIISFREKTVENILKGIDLSKTVPFKNVLFALGIRFVGATVAEKLAAYFKSIQALRTATYEQLTAVPEIGGRIALSIESYFSIPENQDLVERLEKAGLQMESDEKPVELESDMLEGKTFVISGVFENFERDDLKMKIEVNGGRVLSGVSGKLNYLLAGANMGPAKLEKARKLGVTILSEEEFLAMIENK, from the coding sequence ATGAGTCCCGAACAGAAAATCCAGGAGCTAACCGACCAGCTGAACCATTACAACTACCGATATTACCAGGATAGCGTATCGGAAATTTCGGATTTTGAATTTGACCAGTTGTTAAAGGAATTGAAAGCGCTGGAAGATCAGTATCCTGATTTCAGATTGGGCGATTCCCCGACTCAGCGGGTTGGCGGCGCCATTACCAAGAGCTTTAATGCAGTTTATCACCGCTATCCGATGTTGTCGCTGGATAACACTTATAATGAGCAGGAGCTCCGGAATTTCGATGAGCGTGTGCGGAAGGGATTGGACGGGGAGCCGTACGAGTACATCTGCGAACTCAAATTTGACGGGATTTCATTGAGTTTTACCTACGAAAATGGCGTGCTGGTGAGAGGGGTAACCCGCGGCGACGGTACCCGTGGCGACGAAATTACCAATAATGTGAAGACCATTCGCTCCTTGCCACTCCGGGTAAAAGCAGAAGACCAGCCACCGATTTTTGAAGTACGCGGCGAAGGTTTTATGCCCATCACTTCTTTTCAGAAATTGAATGAAGAAATGGAAACGCTGGGCGAAAACCAGTATGCCAATCCCCGGAATGCGGCTTCGGGCTCATTCAAATTGCAGGATTCAGGCGAAACGGCAAGGCGGGCGCTGGATTGCTATGTTTATACTTTTCTGACTGACACAGAATTCTTTAAAAGTCATGAAGAAAGCCTGTTGGGACTGAAATCCTGGGGATTTAATGTTTCGCCGGGCTGGAAAAAGGTTAGTAACATTGATGAGGTGATCGCCTACATTCATGAATGGGAAGATAAAAGGATGACATTACCGCTGGCGACGGATGGTATCGTGATCAAAGTCAATTCCTTTGAGCAGCAGCGTGAACTGGGTTTTACGGCCAAAAGCCCTCGCTGGGCCATTTCATTTAAATACAAAGCAGAAAACAAACCTGCGATCCTGCGGTCGGTGAACTATCAGGTGGGCCGCACGGGAGCTGTGACGCCCGTCGCCAATTTGTGTGATCTGACTGAACGCGCACTTCCATATAATAAAGTAAAAGGGGTGCATCTTTCGGGTACCAGGGTGAAAAGGGCCACATTACACAATGCAAACGAGCTGGAAAGGCTTGGTATACAGCTTGGTGATACGGTTTTTGTTGAGAAAAGCGGCGAGATTATCCCGAAAATAACCGGCGTAGATGTCAGCCAGCGCGAATTATACCCTACTACACCAATCATTTTTCCAACACATTGTCCCGAATGTAATTCTGAACTGCAGCGAAATGAAGGAGAAGTGGCCTTTTTCTGTCCGAATGACAGCCATTGCCCGCCACAACTGAAAGGCAGGATCGAGCACTTTATTCATCGTAAGGCCATGAACATTGAAAGTTTGGGCGAGGGAAAAATTGAATTGCTCTTCGACCTGAATATGGTGCGGACACCGGCCGATCTTTATGACCTTACCTATGAAAATTTGCTAGGCCTCGAAAAAACCATTGTCAATGAAGAAACAGGCAAGACTAAAATCATCAGTTTCAGGGAAAAAACGGTTGAAAATATCCTGAAAGGTATTGATCTGTCAAAAACGGTACCATTCAAAAATGTGCTATTCGCGCTCGGAATCAGGTTTGTAGGAGCTACGGTTGCAGAAAAACTTGCTGCCTATTTCAAATCCATTCAGGCATTGCGGACGGCCACTTATGAACAGTTGACGGCGGTACCGGAAATCGGTGGCCGCATTGCATTGAGTATTGAATCCTATTTCAGCATTCCCGAAAATCAGGATCTGGTGGAACGGCTCGAAAAAGCGGGGCTACAAATGGAGAGCGACGAAAAACCAGTGGAGCTGGAAAGCGATATGCTGGAAGGAAAGACGTTTGTGATCTCCGGTGTTTTTGAAAATTTCGAAAGGGACGATTTGAAAATGAAAATTGAGGTGAATGGCGGACGGGTCCTTAGCGGGGTGTCAGGAAAGCTGAATTACTTACTTGCCGGTGCAAATATGGGACCTGCCAAGCTCGAAAAAGCACGAAAACTGGGCGTTACCATTCTGTCCGAGGAAGAATTTTTAGCAATGATTGAGAATAAGTAA
- a CDS encoding Uma2 family endonuclease yields the protein MKTMEAAIWYNPDLTQIINGEEIMSPSPKTPHQKASRKLQRILEDHAEAKNLGDVFNAPLDVIFEDGVNSLQPDLMFIARENEHIIQDWIRGVPDLVVEIISKSNFRLDTVVKKKIYERYGVKEFWIVFPEKPSIEIHTLLNGKYELFATFSNDEQVQSPLLDGLSFKVNAII from the coding sequence ATGAAAACTATGGAAGCTGCCATTTGGTACAACCCGGATCTCACACAGATCATCAATGGAGAGGAGATTATGTCTCCTAGCCCAAAAACGCCGCATCAAAAGGCTTCAAGGAAGCTTCAAAGAATTCTGGAAGATCATGCGGAAGCCAAAAACCTGGGAGATGTTTTTAATGCGCCACTTGATGTTATTTTCGAAGATGGCGTGAACTCTCTTCAACCTGATCTTATGTTTATTGCCAGGGAAAACGAGCACATCATTCAGGATTGGATCCGGGGTGTTCCTGACCTTGTGGTAGAAATTATCTCCAAAAGCAATTTTCGCCTGGACACGGTTGTCAAGAAGAAAATTTATGAACGATATGGTGTGAAGGAATTCTGGATCGTGTTCCCTGAGAAGCCTTCGATCGAGATTCATACATTGCTGAACGGGAAGTACGAGCTGTTCGCCACGTTTTCAAATGATGAGCAGGTCCAATCGCCGTTGCTCGACGGCCTTTCTTTTAAAGTTAACGCAATCATATAA
- a CDS encoding apiosidase-like domain-containing protein yields the protein MKLSRPYFYSFIFAACLAVHISFAVSLEEADAKFPLKISPNGKHITDSHGSPFLMVADVAWQMLRKLSYTEAVQYMDIRKSQSFNTFLVQLLPALPNQKNYNKVAPFLDNDLSKPNKPYFDYFEKIIIAAKERNLVVGIVVSRKSWNEVFDAQQKEIWKSYGAYVGKRFAKYSNIIWIVSEEEYQSAFQFKAISDGIRSESDGQILASLNTCSPTNMNDDSTNRSDLKFIIPDSTVTPSEYAALANWQKNSAEAALRPFLIANSEFPKEITDQSVLIRNQAYQSILSSAAGFCHMSTIKNFNTTWKANITKDGAEYIHELVKILKGIPWEYMQPDSPELLVDSLDKAEIGIVTLSNKRMAMLYLPDSRPVKLNLSHLNGTDFGAVWYSPRTGRRWSGGEFKSSNEALVQPPDSQPGWDWILLIGTKQ from the coding sequence ATGAAACTGTCCAGACCATATTTTTACAGTTTTATCTTCGCAGCCTGTCTCGCTGTCCATATTTCTTTTGCTGTCAGTCTCGAAGAAGCTGATGCCAAGTTTCCGCTTAAAATCAGTCCAAACGGTAAGCATATTACCGACAGCCACGGTTCGCCATTTCTGATGGTGGCGGATGTGGCGTGGCAAATGTTGCGTAAGCTGAGTTACACCGAAGCGGTTCAATATATGGATATCCGTAAATCGCAGTCGTTCAATACTTTCCTGGTACAGCTGCTACCTGCATTACCCAATCAGAAAAATTACAACAAAGTCGCCCCATTTCTCGATAATGACCTTTCCAAACCGAATAAGCCCTATTTTGACTATTTTGAAAAGATTATTATAGCTGCGAAAGAGCGAAATCTGGTTGTTGGAATTGTGGTTTCGAGAAAAAGCTGGAACGAAGTATTTGATGCTCAACAAAAAGAAATCTGGAAAAGCTATGGAGCTTATGTAGGGAAAAGGTTTGCAAAATATTCCAACATTATCTGGATCGTCAGCGAAGAAGAGTATCAGAGCGCATTCCAGTTCAAAGCCATTTCCGACGGTATCAGGTCTGAATCTGACGGGCAGATCCTGGCCTCACTCAATACCTGCTCCCCTACGAACATGAACGACGATTCTACCAATCGTTCCGATTTAAAATTTATCATTCCGGATTCAACAGTGACGCCATCGGAATATGCAGCCCTGGCAAACTGGCAAAAGAACTCAGCAGAAGCAGCATTACGCCCCTTTTTGATTGCCAATTCCGAATTCCCCAAAGAGATCACAGACCAGTCGGTACTGATCCGAAATCAGGCATACCAGTCCATTCTGAGCTCTGCGGCAGGGTTTTGCCACATGAGTACCATCAAAAATTTTAATACGACCTGGAAGGCTAACATTACCAAGGACGGGGCCGAGTACATTCACGAACTCGTCAAAATATTGAAAGGAATCCCATGGGAATATATGCAGCCCGACTCCCCTGAGCTACTGGTGGATTCGCTGGACAAGGCTGAAATCGGCATTGTCACTTTGTCCAATAAACGAATGGCCATGCTCTACCTCCCCGACTCCCGACCGGTAAAGCTGAATCTGAGCCATTTGAATGGCACCGACTTCGGTGCTGTCTGGTACAGTCCGAGGACTGGCAGAAGATGGAGCGGCGGGGAATTCAAATCGTCCAACGAAGCTTTGGTTCAGCCACCCGACTCCCAACCCGGCTGGGACTGGATATTGCTGATCGGAACAAAGCAGTAG
- a CDS encoding transketolase, with product MTAEEILNDPRQISGELRLKILGLYHKANAGHIGCSLSCIDLMIAVLFLQKAEEDTFILSKGHAAAALYACLNVLGEITDEELSTFYEDGTTLPAHPAPRQYKGIPFATGSLGHGLPIATGIAHAAKVSGDGTYSFALLSDGETNEGTTWEAAHYAIQNQLDNLFMIVDKNGLQGFGFTDKVLGETASVEKWNAIGFETVELDGHDITSIHLAINELKSHKNGLPKAIIANTVKGKGVSYMENKLEWHYLPMNKDQYEQATMEVKERYFNELTNA from the coding sequence ATGACTGCAGAAGAAATATTGAATGACCCAAGACAAATAAGCGGAGAACTCCGGCTTAAAATTCTGGGCCTATACCATAAAGCAAATGCCGGGCATATAGGCTGTTCTTTGAGCTGCATTGACCTGATGATCGCAGTTCTTTTCCTTCAAAAAGCCGAAGAAGATACTTTTATCCTTTCGAAAGGACATGCTGCCGCGGCACTTTACGCCTGCCTTAATGTACTGGGTGAAATTACAGACGAAGAACTGAGTACTTTCTACGAGGACGGTACTACGCTTCCGGCCCACCCTGCTCCGCGCCAATATAAAGGAATTCCATTTGCAACGGGCTCATTGGGCCACGGATTGCCGATTGCTACCGGTATCGCTCACGCCGCCAAGGTAAGCGGAGACGGCACCTATTCTTTCGCATTGCTTTCCGACGGAGAAACCAATGAAGGAACAACCTGGGAGGCAGCACATTATGCTATTCAAAACCAGCTGGATAACCTCTTTATGATCGTTGATAAAAATGGTTTGCAAGGTTTTGGGTTTACGGATAAAGTCCTCGGTGAAACTGCCTCGGTTGAAAAATGGAATGCCATCGGTTTTGAAACGGTTGAACTGGACGGTCATGATATTACCTCCATTCATTTGGCAATCAATGAATTAAAGTCTCATAAAAACGGGTTACCCAAAGCGATTATCGCGAACACTGTCAAGGGTAAGGGCGTTTCCTATATGGAAAACAAGCTGGAATGGCATTACTTGCCGATGAACAAGGATCAGTATGAGCAAGCTACAATGGAAGTTAAGGAACGTTATTTTAATGAATTGACGAATGCTTGA
- a CDS encoding OmpA family protein, with product MNVIFKSIATFLLYALLSSHCYGQDILWANKVLGYSSEYRPAQYGHTYRAKQILGIPNKLPDFGNSPCAWSPAEADGRNEEWIKVGFEKAIPLKQVAIAENFNPGAITRIYAYDESGKEYLILEAPAAQQVVKGRMLRVFPKQSDIVANAVKIVLQPGKVSGFNQVDAIGISPSSKPIEAVINIAADVQLKTQKENVGKEINSKGQEVAPIISPDGKTLYFTRSNFAGNVGSYQKQDVWFSTLNDKNQWTEATNIGSPINNAGDNAITSISADGKTIYLINVYRPDGSMYFGLSRSFKTKQGWSFPKEYKITNLAGYVGSMELTVSPFGNVMIISVQRSDTEGGKDLYVSFLQKDDSWSEPRHLGNTINTADYEGTPFLALDNKTLYFSSQGHSGYGEGDLFLTRRLDDTWVNWSKPENLGPSINTPLWDAYINIPATGDYAYFSASEKSLGQEDIFRIRMTPEIKPDPVAVITGTIYEAETNKSVKSEIVADIKKNNEVFTKAIFDPETGEYRLILPLKEIYRISASGEGYFPVSEDLDLSAETSFRTIKKNLYLQPIKAGQQIRLTNTMFSQSSAEVIPSSFSELDRIVSTMNAYPTMEILLEGHTDNQGEVQKNVKLSEDRVQQVKRYLLSKGIDPKRIQTKAWGPAKPIASNLTEQTRQKNRRVEFTILKI from the coding sequence ATGAACGTTATTTTTAAAAGTATAGCCACTTTCCTGCTCTACGCATTGCTATCGAGTCATTGCTACGGTCAGGATATTTTGTGGGCAAATAAAGTTCTTGGCTACTCGTCCGAATACCGACCTGCCCAGTACGGCCACACTTACCGCGCCAAACAAATCCTCGGAATCCCCAATAAATTGCCCGATTTCGGTAATAGTCCCTGCGCCTGGTCCCCGGCCGAAGCCGACGGCAGAAATGAAGAATGGATCAAGGTTGGGTTCGAAAAAGCCATTCCCTTAAAACAAGTCGCCATTGCCGAGAACTTCAACCCCGGCGCTATCACCCGTATTTATGCCTACGATGAATCAGGAAAAGAGTATCTGATCCTCGAAGCACCAGCCGCTCAGCAGGTGGTGAAAGGCCGAATGTTACGGGTATTCCCAAAGCAGTCGGATATAGTCGCCAATGCCGTCAAGATCGTACTTCAGCCTGGCAAAGTTTCTGGTTTTAATCAGGTAGATGCGATTGGTATTTCCCCCAGTAGCAAGCCTATCGAGGCAGTTATCAACATAGCAGCCGATGTTCAGTTGAAAACCCAGAAAGAAAACGTTGGAAAAGAAATTAACAGCAAAGGTCAGGAAGTAGCGCCCATTATTTCTCCGGACGGAAAAACCTTGTACTTCACGAGAAGCAATTTTGCAGGCAATGTAGGGTCATACCAAAAGCAGGACGTGTGGTTTTCTACATTGAATGATAAAAATCAATGGACTGAGGCAACTAACATCGGTTCACCGATCAACAATGCGGGGGATAATGCAATTACAAGTATTTCGGCCGACGGAAAAACGATCTATCTCATCAATGTGTATCGCCCGGACGGCTCCATGTATTTTGGACTTTCCCGTTCTTTTAAAACCAAACAGGGATGGAGCTTTCCCAAAGAATATAAGATCACCAACCTGGCTGGCTATGTCGGTAGCATGGAGCTGACGGTTTCGCCTTTCGGTAATGTCATGATTATTTCCGTCCAAAGAAGTGACACGGAGGGAGGAAAGGATCTTTATGTTTCATTTTTACAAAAAGATGATAGCTGGTCGGAGCCCCGGCATCTTGGAAATACCATTAATACCGCGGATTACGAGGGTACGCCGTTTCTTGCACTCGACAACAAGACTTTGTATTTTTCTTCGCAGGGCCATAGTGGCTACGGTGAAGGCGATCTCTTCCTGACACGACGTCTGGACGATACCTGGGTCAACTGGTCCAAACCAGAAAATCTGGGCCCTTCCATTAACACACCACTTTGGGATGCCTACATCAACATTCCGGCAACCGGCGACTATGCTTATTTCAGTGCAAGTGAAAAATCCCTGGGGCAGGAAGACATTTTCCGCATTCGCATGACGCCGGAAATCAAACCTGATCCGGTAGCTGTCATTACCGGAACGATTTATGAGGCTGAAACCAATAAATCCGTCAAATCAGAAATCGTCGCCGACATTAAAAAGAACAATGAGGTTTTTACCAAAGCCATTTTCGACCCTGAAACCGGCGAGTACCGGCTTATTTTACCATTAAAAGAAATATACCGCATTTCAGCGTCTGGCGAAGGTTATTTCCCGGTATCAGAAGATCTGGATCTTTCGGCCGAAACCAGTTTCCGGACGATCAAAAAGAATCTCTACCTGCAACCCATCAAAGCCGGCCAGCAGATCAGGCTGACCAATACCATGTTCTCCCAGAGCAGCGCAGAAGTGATACCTTCTTCTTTTTCCGAACTGGACAGGATCGTTTCGACGATGAATGCCTACCCTACGATGGAAATTTTGCTGGAAGGACACACAGACAATCAGGGAGAAGTCCAAAAAAATGTAAAGCTTTCTGAGGATCGGGTGCAGCAGGTGAAACGGTATCTTTTGTCCAAAGGAATTGACCCGAAAAGAATACAAACCAAAGCTTGGGGTCCTGCCAAACCCATTGCCAGCAACCTGACCGAACAGACCCGCCAAAAAAACCGTAGAGTAGAGTTTACGATTCTTAAAATTTGA
- the rpe gene encoding ribulose-phosphate 3-epimerase, which produces MAEIAPSILAADFANLQRDVEMLNASTAGYIHVDIMDGMFVPNISFGLPVCEAIHRHAQKPLDVHLMIEQPDRYLEAFRNAGAATLTVHYEACPHLHRTIQHIKELGALPGVALNPHTPVEVLSEILGDVSLVLIMSVNPGFGGQKFIENTYKKIAKLNDLREKFGYTFKIEVDGGVNLNNAPVLVREGVDILVAGSFVFSSADPIKTIEDLRNS; this is translated from the coding sequence ATGGCTGAAATTGCCCCTTCCATATTAGCTGCCGACTTTGCGAATCTGCAGCGCGACGTTGAAATGCTGAACGCCAGTACCGCCGGATATATCCATGTGGACATTATGGACGGTATGTTCGTTCCCAATATTTCGTTCGGTCTACCCGTTTGTGAAGCCATTCACCGCCATGCGCAAAAACCATTGGATGTACATTTAATGATCGAACAGCCGGATCGATATCTCGAAGCATTCAGAAACGCCGGTGCTGCTACGCTTACCGTACATTACGAAGCATGCCCGCATCTGCACCGCACGATTCAGCACATTAAAGAGCTGGGTGCGCTACCGGGCGTCGCTCTCAATCCGCATACACCCGTAGAAGTATTGTCAGAAATCCTGGGTGATGTTTCCCTCGTGCTGATTATGTCTGTCAATCCGGGATTCGGCGGGCAAAAATTCATTGAGAATACCTACAAAAAGATCGCAAAACTGAATGACCTGAGAGAAAAATTCGGGTACACCTTCAAGATTGAGGTCGACGGAGGCGTTAATCTGAACAATGCGCCCGTTCTTGTCCGCGAAGGTGTGGACATATTAGTCGCGGGCAGCTTCGTGTTCAGCTCCGCAGATCCGATCAAAACCATTGAAGATCTGAGGAATAGCTAA